The following coding sequences are from one Methyloceanibacter stevinii window:
- a CDS encoding electron transfer flavoprotein subunit alpha/FixB family protein has protein sequence MADAPKTPPAKPQAGGRAASKKELPDHFKPYKHVWVFVEQERGQVHPVSWELLGEGRKLADKLDVDLAAVVLGPEGAETQHVVAEAFNYGADLAYLVADPLLRDYRNEPYTKAMTDLVNTYQPEILLLGATTLGRDLAGSVATTLKTGLTADSTELDVDDDKSLAATRPTFGGSLLCTIYTLNYRPQMATVRPRVMPMPERVERPVGKVITHPLGLVEGDIVTKVLDFLPARDSATSNLAYADVVVAGGMGLGSPENFQLVKQLATTLGAEYGCSRPLVQKGWVPSDRQIGQTGKTIRPKLYIAAGISGAIQHRVEVEGSDLIVAINTDKNAPIFDFAHVGLVADAIKLLPALTEAFRRRLSPHNRDKLAS, from the coding sequence ATGGCTGACGCTCCCAAAACACCTCCTGCCAAGCCTCAAGCCGGCGGCCGCGCGGCTTCGAAGAAAGAATTGCCGGACCACTTCAAGCCCTACAAGCACGTCTGGGTTTTCGTCGAACAAGAGCGCGGCCAGGTGCATCCCGTTTCCTGGGAACTGCTGGGCGAAGGACGCAAGCTCGCGGACAAGCTGGATGTCGATCTCGCCGCAGTCGTTCTGGGGCCCGAGGGCGCGGAAACGCAGCACGTGGTGGCCGAGGCGTTCAACTACGGCGCCGATCTCGCCTATCTCGTCGCGGACCCGCTGCTCAGGGACTACCGTAACGAGCCTTACACCAAGGCGATGACCGATCTGGTCAACACCTACCAGCCCGAGATCCTGCTGCTCGGCGCGACCACGCTCGGGCGTGATCTGGCGGGCTCGGTTGCGACGACGCTAAAGACCGGACTGACCGCCGACAGCACCGAGCTCGACGTGGATGACGACAAGTCGCTTGCGGCGACGCGGCCGACCTTCGGCGGTTCCCTACTGTGCACGATCTATACGCTGAACTACCGGCCGCAGATGGCGACAGTACGCCCCCGCGTGATGCCGATGCCGGAGCGCGTCGAGCGGCCCGTCGGAAAAGTCATTACTCACCCGCTGGGGCTCGTCGAGGGCGACATCGTCACAAAGGTGCTGGATTTTCTTCCGGCCCGCGACTCGGCCACGTCGAACCTCGCCTATGCGGATGTGGTGGTCGCAGGTGGAATGGGCCTGGGCTCGCCGGAGAACTTCCAGCTCGTCAAGCAGCTCGCGACGACGCTCGGCGCCGAATACGGCTGCTCCCGTCCCCTCGTGCAGAAGGGTTGGGTGCCCAGCGATCGGCAGATCGGGCAGACCGGAAAGACCATCCGCCCCAAGCTCTATATCGCTGCCGGCATATCGGGCGCGATTCAGCACCGGGTCGAGGTTGAAGGGTCAGACCTCATCGTTGCGATCAACACGGACAAGAACGCGCCCATTTTCGACTTCGCCCATGTCGGCCTCGTCGCGGATGCCATCAAGCTATTGCCGGCGCTGACCGAGGCGTTCCGCAGGCGGCTGTCGCCCCACAACCGCGACAAGCTGGCGAGTTAG
- a CDS encoding FAD-dependent oxidoreductase produces the protein MIDERFDAIVVGAGMAGNAAAYTLAERGLKVLQLERGEYAGAKNVQGAILYADMLEKIIPNFREDAPLERHLVEQRFWMMDDRSHTGMQYRSDDFNEEKPNRYTIIRTQFDKWFSQKVRDAGALVICETTVTGLVQNGEGRVIGVKTDRADGEVHADVVVLAEGVSGLLGSRAGLRDRPEADKVALAVKEMHFLPSETIEARFNLKGDEGVVIEAAGTISQGMTGMGFIYTNKECISLGIGCLVSDFQSTGETPYDLIERFKKHPSVAPLIEGSEVKEYSAHLIPEGGYKAIPQLYGDGWVMVGDAAQLNNAIHREGSNLAMTSGRLAAEAIFQVKSRRDPMTAENLSLYKKMIDDSFVMKDLKKYKDMPALLHTQSKNFFLTYPQLVSKAMQDFLRVDGTPKAQKEKATLKSFVSARSWWGLAGDAVRLARAWR, from the coding sequence ATGATCGACGAGAGATTCGATGCAATCGTTGTCGGAGCCGGCATGGCGGGAAACGCTGCGGCGTACACCTTGGCCGAGCGCGGACTCAAAGTTCTGCAGCTCGAGCGCGGTGAGTACGCCGGTGCGAAGAACGTCCAAGGCGCCATTCTCTACGCGGACATGCTGGAGAAGATCATCCCGAACTTCCGCGAGGATGCACCGCTCGAGCGGCACCTTGTCGAGCAGCGCTTTTGGATGATGGACGACCGCTCCCACACGGGCATGCAGTACCGGTCCGACGACTTCAACGAGGAGAAGCCGAACCGCTACACCATCATCCGCACCCAGTTCGACAAATGGTTCTCTCAGAAGGTGCGCGACGCCGGTGCGCTGGTGATCTGCGAGACGACCGTCACAGGGCTCGTGCAGAACGGTGAGGGCCGGGTCATCGGCGTAAAGACGGACCGCGCCGATGGCGAGGTGCACGCTGATGTCGTGGTGCTGGCGGAAGGCGTCAGCGGTCTGCTCGGCTCGCGCGCAGGGCTCCGCGACCGGCCGGAGGCCGACAAGGTGGCGCTTGCCGTGAAGGAGATGCACTTCCTGCCGAGCGAGACGATCGAGGCGCGCTTCAACCTCAAGGGCGACGAAGGCGTCGTCATCGAAGCCGCCGGTACGATCTCGCAAGGCATGACCGGCATGGGCTTCATCTACACGAACAAGGAATGCATCTCTCTCGGGATCGGTTGCCTCGTTTCGGACTTCCAGAGCACGGGCGAGACGCCCTACGACCTGATCGAGCGCTTCAAGAAACATCCGTCCGTCGCGCCGCTCATCGAGGGCTCCGAGGTAAAGGAATACTCCGCTCACCTCATTCCCGAAGGGGGCTACAAGGCCATTCCCCAACTCTATGGCGACGGCTGGGTCATGGTCGGTGATGCCGCGCAGCTCAACAACGCGATCCATCGCGAAGGCTCGAACCTCGCCATGACCTCTGGCCGCTTGGCGGCAGAGGCGATCTTCCAGGTCAAGTCGCGCCGCGATCCCATGACGGCCGAAAACCTGTCGCTCTACAAGAAGATGATCGACGACTCGTTCGTGATGAAGGATCTGAAGAAGTACAAGGACATGCCGGCCCTGCTGCATACGCAGTCCAAGAACTTCTTCCTCACCTATCCGCAGCTTGTTTCGAAAGCGATGCAGGACTTCCTGCGTGTCGACGGCACGCCGAAGGCTCAGAAGGAAAAAGCAACCCTGAAGTCTTTTGTATCCGCCCGTTCATGGTGGGGACTGGCCGGCGATGCCGTCCGCCTTGCCCGCGCGTGGCGCTGA
- a CDS encoding ferredoxin family protein encodes MTDLSVRVEDKLYQNRYQVDAGKVHIKVREHDTPTAPLRALLTACPARCYELNDKGQVELTADGCIECGTCRIIGEASGDIEWNYPRGGYGISFKFG; translated from the coding sequence ATGACTGATCTCTCCGTTCGAGTGGAAGACAAGCTCTACCAGAACCGCTACCAGGTCGACGCGGGCAAGGTGCATATCAAGGTGCGCGAACACGATACGCCCACCGCGCCGCTCCGCGCGCTGCTCACCGCCTGTCCGGCCCGCTGCTACGAGCTGAATGACAAGGGGCAGGTGGAGCTCACGGCCGATGGCTGCATCGAGTGCGGAACGTGCCGGATCATCGGCGAGGCGTCGGGTGACATAGAGTGGAACTATCCGCGCGGGGGCTACGGCATCTCGTTCAAGTTCGGCTAG